In Corynebacterium glyciniphilum AJ 3170, the DNA window TGGTCGAACCGGTTGGCCTCGACAACACGAGCCTCGGCACGTTCAGCACGCTTGGCTGCGAGATCGGCGCGCAGTCTGGCCATGTATTTCTGCTTCTGCTCGGCAGTCGCCGGTGTGCGGGCCCCCAGCAGGCCGTCGGTGATCTGCGCACGCTCGTCCCACAGGGCGATCTGGTCATCGAGTCGGTGGATCTTCGCGATCGCGGAGTCGATCGTCTTCTCGTCGGTGATGGTGGCCTGGTCGGTCCGGCACTGCCACTCGGCGACGTTGCCGGCGGCCGCGACAATCTTGTCCCACAGTGGACGGGCCGGCAGACCCTCCTCGGCAGCGCGGGTCTGTACCTGGAGCTCACGTAGCCGCACGGTCGCTGCAGCATGCTCGGCCGAGGCGGTCTCGATACGCTGCTTGCGCCCGATACGCGCGGAGGTCACCGCGGTGCTGAGGTTGTTGTGTGAGGCATTCGCCGCTGCCTGGGCCTCGGCGCATTCGGCGTCGAGACGTCGGTAGACCTCGATCATTTTGGCCTGGGTGACGGTGCGTTCGTACTCGGCGGTGACCGTGGCGAGGTGCGGGTAGTTCTCTGCTTCGCGCATCTCCTCGAGTGCTGCAGCCCGTCGGTCGCGCAGTGTATCGGCATTGCTGCGGCAGATGGTGATGTACTGCTTCGCCTCAGAATCGATCATCCGGTCCAGGAAGTCACTGCGGTGACGTCGGCGTCCAGCAGCATCCACCGCATCCAACCCCTTGCGCAGGTGCGTGGGCAGTTCATCACGGTTGGTGATGCGCTCGGCGGTGATCAGAGAGGGATCACGCTGGGCTGCGGCGGCGAACATGCGCACCGTGGCACACCAGGTGGCGTGGTACTCACGCTCATCAGGGTGGGGTTCACCGATCAGACTGGTCCACTCCGGGGTCTCGGACACCGCGGTGTCCCCGGCGGCGTCCAGGTGCTCCTGGATTACTGCATAGGTACCGCAGACGAAGTCGTGTAGCTCAGCGTCCCCGAGGATCCTGCTGCGCCGCTCGGTGTTCTGGGCCGCTGGCAGGGGAGCATCAACCGTCCACAGCAGGTCGCTGTCGGGCAGGATCTTGACTGCGTCGTTGTCTTCGACGGCCATGCGGACCAGGAACGCGAAGCTGTCGCGCTTGTCCTCGTCGGTGGCATCCCACCGGGTTTTCGCCGTGGCGATCGCCGCTGTGAGGATCGTGTCAGTGTCGGCTCCGAGAGCGTCGAGTCGGCCGACGTACTCGGCCAGCCGGCGAGACTGCCAGTCGGCCCGCAGCAGCGCGCGGGCCTCACCATCGGCGGTGGCCGCGACAACAACATCGACGGCGAGCTCTTCGGCCAGCTCGGTGTAGGCCGCCACCACGGTGGGCACATCCAGTTCGTCTGCGTCCGCTGCAGCCAGCGTGGCGTGTGCGGTGACAGCCGAGCCATCGCGTTCGATAATCGAGGCGAACAGCTGCCGCGGTGACATCGGCTGGTTCTGAGGCAGGTGCGAGTCCACATCGGGCACCTGGTCATCAGGCAGGAAGATCTTGTTGAGCGAGCGTCCACGAGACAGTGCAACGTAGAGCCCCTGACGGTCCAGTGACGCCGATGGGATGACGTAGGCACGATCCACGGTCATGCCCTGACTGCGGTAGATCGTCGAGGCGTAACCCAGCTCCACATTCTCGGTGACATACTCAGCCGGCAGGGTCACCTTGTGCCCACGTTCGTGGTGGGCGACGGTCAGCGAGCCATCGTCGCTGACTCCGGTGATGCTCCACAGGTCACCGTTTTTCACCCGGTGCCTGCCGTTCGTGCCGTAGCGGATCGTCGAGTCGTTGGCGCGGGTGACGATCGTGTCACCGACCGCGGCAACCCGCCCGCCGGCAATGGTGGTCTGCCCGGCGGCGGGGTTCACCCGGCCGGAGTCGATGTAGTTCGTCCTTGCTATCTGGTTGAGTGCGTCGACGGTGTGGCTGTCCCCGGCGATCATCAGTGCGGTTTTGTTCTGCTTGATGGAGTCCCACCACGCGGTGAACACTCGACCGGGAAGTTCCTCGCGCAGTCCGGAATCCACCCGTCCGTGGGAGATGTACCAGTCGATAACGCTGGTGTCCCCGCCGCGCAGTGTCAGGCTGGCGTCTGCCTCGTCCGGGTCGTGGAATCGGTTGATCTCGGTGAGCACCGGGGCGTTGGTGGCGGTGGCGACCTCGGCGAGCATGCCGCCGGATTCGATCGCGGTGAGCTGCTGGGGGTCACCGACCAGTCGCACTACCGCACCCACCTGGCTGGCTGCACGCACCAGCTCTGCCAGGTCTCGTGTGGAGGCCATACCGGCCTCATCAACGAGAATCACATCACCCTCCCCGACGTCGAGACCATGGGCGATGTTGTCGGAGCCGGGGTGGATGAACTGCGCGATCGTACCGGTGGCAATGTCCGCGTCCTGTGCCAGCACGCTGGCGGCTACCGCGCTGGGGGCCAGGCCGATGACCGTGTTGCCGGACTTCTCCCAGGCGCGGGCGAACACCTCCATCGCGGTGGTTTTTCCCGCGCCGGCGGGACCAATGCCGGCGGCGAGTACCGCCGGGGAGCACAGCAGATGCTCGACGAACTCGGTCTTGTCGGCAGACAGGGTGATGTTCTTGGCGGCCTCGATCTCCGCGGCAGCCTCACGTCCCTGGGCCGGGGAGTGGGCGTTGGCCACCCATAGTCCAGCGGCGTCGGTGATGGTCTTCTCGTCGTCGAGCACCGCCTGGGAGGTAAAGCGGGTGGAAGCGTGCGCAGTGAACACGGACTCACCGTTGGCGCGACGCAGTCGCGGTGAACAGGACTCGACGTTGACCCCGGGCAGGATGCGTTCATGGTCGATGGTGATGCAGTGCCCCGCCAGACACCAGGTGGTGATGCGCTCGACGACAGCGGCTTTCTGCTCGTCGGAGCAGAAGATGAACCGAGCACATTGGCGGGAGGTTTCGGAGGTGATCTGGTACTCAGTCCAGCTGGAGCGCTCCCGGGCGAGGGCGTCCATCACCCGGTCGACGATCGTGTCCTCGGCACCGGGGGAGTAGGGCACACGGCGCTTAGCCTGCTGGGTCTCGTATGCGTCCCGCTCAGCCTCGGGAGCCTCAGGGCCGGGGTCGGCAAGGTAGGTGTCACCGGCGGCATACACGTCCTCCAGCACCGACTGGCGGTTGAAGTTGGGGGAGGTGGTGTCGGCGATACCGCGCCATTGTTCGACCATTTCTTGCAGGGATCGGGGTGCAGCTTTTGCTGCGCGGGTCTCCAGGTTCGCCTGTTCCATGAGCTTGTACTGCACATGTTTCGGCGGTGTGCGACCGTAGGTCTTTCGGTAGTCCTCGAGCAGTTCCCGGCCACGGTCCATAACGTCGTCGCGGCGACTCATCGCCCGCATCAGCTCGGTCGGAATGCCTTTGATCTCCCAGACCGGTCGGCCCCCGCGGGACTTCACCACCGGTTCGAACTCGACCTCCAGGTACCGGGCGACCAGTTCGGTGACCCTCTGGTTGTAGTGCTCGGAAGCGGTAACTGCCGCGCGGTGCAGCACGGTGCCGTCAACGGTGCGGTACCTGCCGTCGGTGCAGTGCACCCGGTTGAGCATCGCGCAGTGGGTGTGCAGGTTCGGGTCCCCGGCACGGTTGTCGAAGTGCAGAAACTTTGCCACGGTCGCGCCGTCGCAGTCGATCTTCTCCTGGCCTTGGGCACCGGCGCGGGTGAACACGGCGTTGTCCTCGATCCACTGCAGTGAGGATTCCACTGCCTCAGAGTGGGCCTTCATGATTGCTGTGCGGGTCGTCTCGTCGCCGATACCCCACAGCACCGAGATTGACTTTGCCGGGGTGAAAACCATGTCGTAGCCGGCAACCGGGTAGCGGGCTTCGCGCTTGGCCTGGGCGATGAACGCGGTGATCCGGTCGGAGGTGATCGGGGCGGTGTGCCGCACCGCCTGGTCCTCGGTGCCGAGGCAGTCGGGCACGAATCCATCGGCAGAATCACCCGTCATCGTCTCCACGCCTTGTGCCGCAATGACACCGAACCGGCGCTCTGCATCGGTGGCTCCGGCGTCGATGTCGGTGAGCATCCGGCGGGCGACGATGCGCTCGATATCCTCTATTTCCTCCGGGGTGGGTACTGCCGCATGCGCCTGGGTGAACTCGATGGTCTGCTGCTTGACTGCCATCAGGAACGGGTTGTCTCGGTTGAAGTCGGGGGCCCGCCGCCCCAGCCGCACGGCGTTGATCGCCGCAGTCACCCCAGCACCGGAGCGGATGAGCTCGCCGATTTTCTCGTTGGCCTCCGGGTGCAAAAACTCACCGTATGCCGCCAACATCTGCTCTTCGGTGACTTCCCCGGAAACCCCCAACTGTGCGGCACCTTTGCCCCACCATTGGCCGGCCGGGGCACCGTGTGCAGTGTAGTAGTCCGCCATCAACTCGCCGCGGGTGCGTGCGTTGTCGCCGGTGGCCACCTGTCGGGTCAGGTAGGCGTACCCGTCCCCGGCGTGGAGCACCTTCAACGACATCATGGGTGCCATTCTACCGGTGATTTTTCCCGAAGGGAAGCATATCAAGTAATAGTGCAAGAGGTGTGTGGGTTTTGGACGGTGCGGCAGCGCCGTGGTGCTGAGCCATGTGAGGGACCGGTGGTGTTCGGCGATGTGACAGGGCGGGCTCGTGGATCAGGGCAGTAGGGGTGGTGCAGTGCACGGTTTTCAGAGCAGCGGGGTGGGGTTGTGGCGGACTGTCGGGTCGGTGTCGGTTCCGTTGTTCACGCCCTGTTGGCCCTCCGGTGTTGCGCGTCGAGGGGGTTAGCACCGCGCACCCTCGACGCGGTCGCCCCCATTCGTGGCGCACTTGCGGTCCGGTGTGTTGCTCTCATCGTGCTGACATCGGCACCGGCGTGTGCCCGGGTATGAGGTTTCCGTGATGCCGGGGTCCGTCTTCGTGCGCCAGTACGGACCGGTCGGTGCGACGAAGTCATGGACACCCGGGGCGGCAGTTACGGTGCCGATGTCACCTCGTGCGCGCCCGACGGCACGGTCAAGGTGAGACCCGACGTTGGCTCTTGTGACAGCGCTGTCGTTCGACTTAGGTGTGGCTGTGGCGGTGAGTGTCGATGCACTGTGGGGGTGGCTTATTCACGTTGGAGCGTCGGCACCGTGCACAGGATCCGGGACCAGACACCCCGCATGGTAGACGTGTTGGCGGCAGCCGACGACACACGTGTCGGGCTTTCGGGGTGGAATCTTGTGACGCATTGGGGACCACACGGCGGAGGGGTGGTCGGCATGTGCGCCGGGTCGCTGTGTCGTGTGTCGATCACGGCACGCGATAAGTGGTGCCTGTCTGGTCGCGGGTTCAGTGCCCGCCACCGTGGTGGTGGAGGTGCATCGGTACGGGGCGCAGTAATCGGTGCGGGGCGGTGACGGCCCGTTCAGCGTGACCGAGAGACAGGGGTTTGGGCGTGTGTCGATGCCTCGTTGCGTGCTGCGCCTTGCTCGGCCCTGGTACGCACAGCCGGCCACTTACGCCCCCGCGGTGACAGTGAGAAGCCACCACGGCCGCCCGCCGATGGTGGATCCTGTCTGCCGGCGGGAACGTTCTCTGCGCATCCGCTCCACACTCATCGGCAGAACATGCACGCCCGGTCGTGGGAGAGACTGAACCGGTGGCACCGGGGTCGGCCGTCGTCGTGGTGTGACCCTCAGGGCATGCTGTCGGGTTTTCCTGGCACCGCCGCCGTGCCATTGTTGCCGTCCGGCCGCACAGTCACAGACCGTTCGCCTCTCCGACGGCCTCGAGACAACGCACCTGAACCCTTGTCCTGATCCGCAGTGTGTCTGACTTGTTGGCGGCGAAGATCACGGGGGAGTAGGCGCACTGTGCTGTGGCACAGCACCGCCGCAACCGATAGGGAGGATGCGGCGTAGACCGCGAGTGCGAGATCCCAACCAGCCTCTCGCACCCCGGCGAGGAGCGGGGGACCGTGTGGCCCCGAGCAATGTCGACCAATTCGCCCACCACTGGTGTGGCGGTGAGGTAGTTTCACTTCCAGCAGGCGTCACCTCCGGTACCCGGAGGATCCCCCTTGGCGTCTGCACTGACGGTCTCTGGCGTTGAGCCTTCTTGTTCACCATCCCCCTGGTGTGGCTCCGCCGAGGCCGGCGCTATCGCCCCGCGTCCTGTCTAGGATTCGTTGGGGAAGCTGGCGTAGTAGGCGCACTGTTGGTCGGTGAGGGTGCGCTCGAGCTCGTCGAAGCGGCTCTCCCACAGCGCCGTCATCCGGATTGATTTCGGGATGGTGGCCCAGTCACCCACCAGGTGATCCCGGTTGACGATCGCGCACACTTGCTCGAGAGTTCCCTCGCCCAGCGCGGCACCGTAAGCGATGGAACGCCCACCGGGTGTCGACAAGTCGACGGTGGAGCCGCCTTTCCTGGCCCAGTGGATCGACTGGGGAATCTGGATCATGCCGTCGACGGGGCCGCGCAGCTCGTCGAGGCTGCCGGGAATCGCGTAGCACTTGCGGAGCCCGAATGGCAGCGGCCGAGCAACCTCGGGCTCCACGGCAGCACCGGCATCAGCGTCTGCGGCAAGATCGTCGGGGCTTGACATCTACGTCTCGTCTCCGCGGTGCACCTCATCCGAGGCGTCCTGCCACTGGTCGAGGGGGATGGCCACGGAGTCTTCCAGTGCCCGGTACACCGCTTGGATCGGTCCCCATCCGTCCTCCAGCAGTCCGGGGACAACGGCAAGTGCTGCGGTGGCGTGCTCTCCTTCGGCGACCCGGACCGTGGGGTTGGTGTCGATGGCGATGAGCCAGGGCAGGCGTTCATGCTCTGTGGGGGAGTATTCCACCGTGATGTGCGGGGTTGTCATGAGCATTCCTCCGGTCTGTGGGGCTGGCACTACTGCAGGGCTATCAGCGTTAAGGTCGACACTGTGCAGGTGGCGACACGGGTAGAAGGTTTCAGTCGCACATCCCGAGCTCGGTCGTCGGTGATGCGGCGGATGTGCTCAACTGAGTCAATCGGGGATAGTGGCGACCATAGCCCATGAACGGGGATGTCCCGGATGCGTGAGCGAGCGCTACGCATACGGCAGGGCGTCTGGCTTCTCATCACGTCCAGTGTCAGGGGGTGTGCTCAACTCACTGTCCTGCGCCTGGGGGACGCATAACCAGTACCCCAGCGATGTTGTCGGGCATCGTTGCGGCAAGTGCAACTTCATCGATCTCGTCGGCCATAATGTCCATGACGTAGGCAGGGGGCGCATGCAACAAGGGCGTCAGAACGTGTTCGAAGTAGGGTCGGCCGAAGTGCCCAGTGTCATCGGGCACGTCGGTGAAGACCGGGCCGAGTTGGTCATGCTCACCAAGTCGCGTCGTAGCAATATGCGGTGATAGGGAGGCGAACATTCCTGATCGCTTCTGCAGCACACGGTCGATCATCGAGCGGGTGATGGCACGGACCCCCTCCTGGGGCGTCCGGAGGAACTCGGAGAGCTCAGGCGACAGCTGGATCTTCAGACCCGGTGACAGCCACAACACATCGGTAGACGGTGTCCATATCTCTTCCAAGGCGACCGATGACGCGTAGGTCGAACCCGCGTCGTTGATGAGACTGCATGCGAGTATCTCGGGCATCAGCGAGATGGAACGTTTTTCACATCCCGGGCAGTGTCCACTCTGGTGGTCGACAGAGCAGCGATACCAGTCTCGATAGTCACCTGTTCCGAGATACAACGCGTAGACGGGGAGAACACCGAGTGCCTCGGCGGTCTCGCGAAGGACATCACGTTGTAGCCGCTGGGTGCTTCTGGTCCTGTAGTCGAAGTCGAAGTGCCATGTGCCGTCGGTGATGTTCACGCGTTTGGCCTGTACGAGCATGCCGTAAGCGCCGGTGTCGTCGACCCACCACCAGATCCAGTCCGCACCGCTGCGAGCTTCTGCTCGTTGTGTGAAAGGCACGACCGCGACAGCTTGCGCTGCGTGGGCGATGACGGTTTCGGTGATGGATGTTTCACTCCACCGCATCCTCGCGTTGTCGCAGGCGGTCATGTGCCGGACGGCGTGGGTTCGCGCCTGCGCAAAAGCGTCAGCTACCGACCTCATGGGGCCCATTGTGCCCCACGATCCGAGGGCAGCGAGGGCTATGTCGTCCACGTGCTCAGTAGGCCGTACGCGGTGCGCCACCTGGGGTGCTACTGGTCACAGCGAAGCGGTGAAGTCCGTCAGCTCCAGGCCGGTAACAAGTTCGCCGGCATCGGTGTGGAGTGTCATGGCAAGTCGGAGGATATTGACCAGGCTGATGTTGCGCTCTCCCCGCTCAACCGAACCGACATAGGTCCGGTGCAACCCGGCAGCATCAGCGAGTCCCTCCTGAGACAGTCCGCGCTGCTGGCGCAGCCGACGTATCCGGGTGCCGAATACGCGTAGCGCCTGACTGTCCTGATCCACATGACGAGCATCCGGCGTTGATGACTAAAGGTCTACAGACTATGAGTAGCATTGTGGGTGCCACCACACGGAGGGATCCCATGAGCAAGAAGAACAGCAGGAACCAGCAGCGCGCCGCGGCGAAGAAGAAGCGCCGTGCCACCCGGGTGAAAAAGCGTGCCGTACAGACCTCGCAGTCAATGCTGGATGACGACTTCGGCACGATGTATCTACCGGAGTTCGCCTTCGATGAGCCGGCGGAACCGAATGTGCTGCCGATGTGGGAGTACGACGATCCGGAGTGCCTGGAACTGATCAAGCAAGAACATCCAGACTCAAGCGACGAACAGATTCTGGATGCGATGTTCGCCGAACCGGTACGGGCGCAGACTCCGGGTGGGTACGTCTACTCGCTGCCGACGCATGCGGTGTTGGGAATGTCCGAAGGTTCCACCGGAGTCCAGTTGTTCGCTGCGGCCAAGCGACGGTTCCGCGACGGCAAGATCAGCTGGGACAAAGACGGGCTCGTTCACATCGCCCCGGACATCACCCCGGACCCCGATGAAGCGTTCTACAGGTGAGGTGAACACACAATACCGACAGGACGCTCAACACGACAGGATCCTGGACGGCTTCACCAGTGACTTGGCGAGTAGGTTGTGGCTACCTGGGTTCGGCCGCGGAGAAGAGGAAGTTGATGGAGAGACATCGGTTGGTGAAAGCCCGGACGCCTCGGTCAGCCCTGCAGCGCATCGGCCGGGAGATCGCGGAGACGCGTCAAAACCAGGGGATGACACAGGCAACCGTTGCAGAGCTCGTTGGTACCAGCCGCAGCACACTGTCACGTATTGAGAACGGCCAGATAGGAGGGGACTCGAAGCGTCATATGGTTATCCTCCGGGGGCTGGTCGATCTTCTCGGCCCGTTCGAGAACTTGATGATCTACACCCCGGAGCCGCCTGATCTGTCGACCTACGACCAGTGGACCCGCATCTGACCAGAGGTCGCACGGTGGGCGGGATCTTCTCACGCATCGGCCGGGGTGATGAGCGTCGCCACAATAGAGCACGGTGGTGCACAACAGGGCAGTGTGACGCTACCTTTGGGGCATTGCCACCTGTTACGACAGGATTGGAAGAAGACCCCGGGCCCCAGCCGGACGACTGGACCCTGGGTCTTCGTCTGTCTCTACAGCGAGTCCGGGGTCCGGTGGTTGAGCACGTTCTTGTCCTGCAACGCTCCCACTCGTGGGGCTGCCCTAGGGGCACACAGGCGAGGGAGAACGGGCCCGGCCGAGACCAACTACTCTTCGAATGGTGTTCCTCAGTGCCGGTACCGTGTCCAAAACGCCCGCTATCCTCAGTCCACATCATTCATTGTGGTGCGTGCGTGGGATTCCGTCGAGCGTCCCTACAGCGCTTACCACCGCGTGGTCCGCATCTTGAGACACACTGCCAGTCCTTCTCCGCCGACACTACGATGACTAGAGTTGCGCCTCTGTCGAATACACGACTCGGCAGAACGAAGACCCGGCACCAGGCGGGCATCTGGACGCTGTTTCTTCGCTCGCTACTAGGGGCATCCCAGCCCTTCCAACCAAGCTTTCCATGTGACGAACAACTGCACGGCAAGTAGAACTCGCGCTCTGCAAGCTTTCAATCTTCCTCAGCGACCAGCAGATGCTGACCCCTTACCTTTCCCATCCACGGCCCGCTTCCTCCTCCGCCGCGTGGCGACCTCACCAAGATGTAGAAGGTATGTCTGCCGTACCGGATCGTTAGCGAAGCTGCCTGGGACACTAGGAAGTCTCTTGCGTTCCGCGGTCAGCAACCCCGCCTCACGGAGCTGTTTCACCCCTCGAGCCCTGGTGGTCGGCGCGAGTCCGATACGCCGTTGGAACTGCGAGATAGACCACCACATAGGCTCGTTCGGCTTGTTCCGTTCAGCAAGGATGGCCAGGAGCATCGCTAATCCGGGTGTCCCGAGCTGGTAAAAGCTGTCTCCCTGCCACAACTCGATGGGAACCCTGACCCATCGATCAAGGGGATCCTTACTGCCACGCGGAGGCCGGTAAGGCGAACCGTCACCCGATTCATCGAGAAGCGTCACCACTGATGGCTTCCCTCTTCTCCGGTCAACGCTGATCAGATTGGCATCCTCAAGCCTCTTAACGGCTCCGTTGACGCGTCGAGAGTACGTTTCTACCGGAGGTTCCAACCCCAGTAGCTCTGCCCACAAGCGTGCAGGTATCTCGACGTCGTAGGGCGATGCACTGCACTTCCACAGCAGCGCCAAGTAGAGGCGCAGAGTGATTCCGTCACGACCTCCCGACGTCACCAATCTCTTGAGAGGAGTCTCCGCGTGTTCACCTGTACCGGCCCCCATATCGCGGATAAAGCGGGCTCGGACTGGAATCGACGTACGCCGTGACCTGGAAGATATCTCACGGGCATGCTTCTTGGCAGTTCTTCTTACCTGATCAGGCGATGGTTGCGGACCATCCTGCATCATTTGAGCCACCTGCCTTCCCTCCTGGCATCGCTACGGTTGTCGTTTCGTAGTCCTTAGTTCAGCCTACGACCACCCTAGTATTTATTCCTCAACTGCATCACCTAAAAACCTACAACATCACCACTTGCATCCCTGGAAACATACTACATGAACCACCTATCATGTGGAATACTTGCAGCTCAACGACATATCTCGCGGCATCAGTGATACGCTTTTCCGTGACGCACTTAACGCAACATCATGCATGTTTCCTGACTACCAGCACGAAGGACGTACCCCCATGCCTGCACGCCCGACACCGACCGAGGTCTTCCACTTCACCCATGTCGACCATCTAGCTACGATCATCAGCCAGGGTCTTCTGGCCGACACAACGGCTCAGCACAGCGGAAACTTGACCCACGAGGTCGGAAACGCCCAGATAAAGCAGCAACGCCGCCAGCGCCAAGTACCCACAGATCAGGGACTCAGTGTCGCCGACCACGTCCCCTTCTACTTCGCCCCTCGTAGTCCAATGATGTACTCCATAGCAAAAGGAAATGTTCCCACCTACCAAGACGGCATTGGACGACTCATATACCTCCACAGCGACCTAGACCACCTCTACGCGCTGGGCTACCGCCCCATCCTCACAGACCGAAACGCCGCGCTCAACGTCGCCGAGTTCCGCCAGTTCGTACTGCAGGACCCCCTGGAAGATGGGTTCATCGACTGGCCGTTGATGCGCGCAAAATACTGGAAGAGCACTGATGATGCCCCAGACCGTAGAGAACGGCGTATGGCCGAAGCCCTGGTCCAAGGTCGCGTAGGATGGGAGGCGATCACAGCCATCAGCACTCGCAATCAACAGGTTGCGGATGAGGTGAACAGCATCCTGACAGGAGCGAGGGTAAGTCTCCCTGTCAACGTGCGCGGTGGGTGGTACTTTTAGGAGCGTGGACATGATGATCGCGGAAGAGAGAGGCAACCTGCTCAAGGCTCCAGTCGAGGCCCTGGTGAACACCGTCAACACCCAGGGCGTCATGGGCAAGGGCATTGCACTGCAGTTCAAAAAGGCCTTTCCCGACATGTTCAAGGAGTACGCACGGGCGGCAAAGCATGGCGAAGTACAGCTCGGCCACATGCATGTGTGGACAGCCGACACCCTGGACGGACTTCGGTATATCATCAATTTCCCCACCAAAGACCACTGGCGCTCAGCATCGCGAATCACCGATGTCGAAGCCGGCCTCCAAGATCTTGTTCGCATCGTTCGCGATTTCAACATCGCGTCGATCGCTGTTCCTCCGCTGGGATGCGGTAACGGAGGCTTGAGCTGGGCTGAAGTAAGGCCCCTCATCCATGAGGCCTTCCGATCGCTGCCCAACGTTGATGTCCGTGTTTTTCCTCCCCAAGATGCTCCGGCCGCCTCAAGCAT includes these proteins:
- a CDS encoding helix-turn-helix transcriptional regulator, which translates into the protein MERHRLVKARTPRSALQRIGREIAETRQNQGMTQATVAELVGTSRSTLSRIENGQIGGDSKRHMVILRGLVDLLGPFENLMIYTPEPPDLSTYDQWTRI
- a CDS encoding DUF6615 family protein; protein product: MRSVADAFAQARTHAVRHMTACDNARMRWSETSITETVIAHAAQAVAVVPFTQRAEARSGADWIWWWVDDTGAYGMLVQAKRVNITDGTWHFDFDYRTRSTQRLQRDVLRETAEALGVLPVYALYLGTGDYRDWYRCSVDHQSGHCPGCEKRSISLMPEILACSLINDAGSTYASSVALEEIWTPSTDVLWLSPGLKIQLSPELSEFLRTPQEGVRAITRSMIDRVLQKRSGMFASLSPHIATTRLGEHDQLGPVFTDVPDDTGHFGRPYFEHVLTPLLHAPPAYVMDIMADEIDEVALAATMPDNIAGVLVMRPPGAGQ
- the mobF gene encoding MobF family relaxase, which codes for MMSLKVLHAGDGYAYLTRQVATGDNARTRGELMADYYTAHGAPAGQWWGKGAAQLGVSGEVTEEQMLAAYGEFLHPEANEKIGELIRSGAGVTAAINAVRLGRRAPDFNRDNPFLMAVKQQTIEFTQAHAAVPTPEEIEDIERIVARRMLTDIDAGATDAERRFGVIAAQGVETMTGDSADGFVPDCLGTEDQAVRHTAPITSDRITAFIAQAKREARYPVAGYDMVFTPAKSISVLWGIGDETTRTAIMKAHSEAVESSLQWIEDNAVFTRAGAQGQEKIDCDGATVAKFLHFDNRAGDPNLHTHCAMLNRVHCTDGRYRTVDGTVLHRAAVTASEHYNQRVTELVARYLEVEFEPVVKSRGGRPVWEIKGIPTELMRAMSRRDDVMDRGRELLEDYRKTYGRTPPKHVQYKLMEQANLETRAAKAAPRSLQEMVEQWRGIADTTSPNFNRQSVLEDVYAAGDTYLADPGPEAPEAERDAYETQQAKRRVPYSPGAEDTIVDRVMDALARERSSWTEYQITSETSRQCARFIFCSDEQKAAVVERITTWCLAGHCITIDHERILPGVNVESCSPRLRRANGESVFTAHASTRFTSQAVLDDEKTITDAAGLWVANAHSPAQGREAAAEIEAAKNITLSADKTEFVEHLLCSPAVLAAGIGPAGAGKTTAMEVFARAWEKSGNTVIGLAPSAVAASVLAQDADIATGTIAQFIHPGSDNIAHGLDVGEGDVILVDEAGMASTRDLAELVRAASQVGAVVRLVGDPQQLTAIESGGMLAEVATATNAPVLTEINRFHDPDEADASLTLRGGDTSVIDWYISHGRVDSGLREELPGRVFTAWWDSIKQNKTALMIAGDSHTVDALNQIARTNYIDSGRVNPAAGQTTIAGGRVAAVGDTIVTRANDSTIRYGTNGRHRVKNGDLWSITGVSDDGSLTVAHHERGHKVTLPAEYVTENVELGYASTIYRSQGMTVDRAYVIPSASLDRQGLYVALSRGRSLNKIFLPDDQVPDVDSHLPQNQPMSPRQLFASIIERDGSAVTAHATLAAADADELDVPTVVAAYTELAEELAVDVVVAATADGEARALLRADWQSRRLAEYVGRLDALGADTDTILTAAIATAKTRWDATDEDKRDSFAFLVRMAVEDNDAVKILPDSDLLWTVDAPLPAAQNTERRSRILGDAELHDFVCGTYAVIQEHLDAAGDTAVSETPEWTSLIGEPHPDEREYHATWCATVRMFAAAAQRDPSLITAERITNRDELPTHLRKGLDAVDAAGRRRHRSDFLDRMIDSEAKQYITICRSNADTLRDRRAAALEEMREAENYPHLATVTAEYERTVTQAKMIEVYRRLDAECAEAQAAANASHNNLSTAVTSARIGRKQRIETASAEHAAATVRLRELQVQTRAAEEGLPARPLWDKIVAAAGNVAEWQCRTDQATITDEKTIDSAIAKIHRLDDQIALWDERAQITDGLLGARTPATAEQKQKYMARLRADLAAKRAERAEARVVEANRFDHEDMGADDSQSPRSPGPDDDQKKASNPVLVEWRRKRQQARDTQNTVEAEASDELRDQFRHVARVVTHAGTGSKESIRDTQEPTGFPGLYAYSLEESLAAVTRNKRTDRPGITPPSESSQPHAPGDSAVEL
- a CDS encoding helix-turn-helix domain-containing protein, coding for MDQDSQALRVFGTRIRRLRQQRGLSQEGLADAAGLHRTYVGSVERGERNISLVNILRLAMTLHTDAGELVTGLELTDFTASL
- the darT gene encoding type II toxin-antitoxin system toxin DNA ADP-ribosyl transferase DarT, giving the protein MPARPTPTEVFHFTHVDHLATIISQGLLADTTAQHSGNLTHEVGNAQIKQQRRQRQVPTDQGLSVADHVPFYFAPRSPMMYSIAKGNVPTYQDGIGRLIYLHSDLDHLYALGYRPILTDRNAALNVAEFRQFVLQDPLEDGFIDWPLMRAKYWKSTDDAPDRRERRMAEALVQGRVGWEAITAISTRNQQVADEVNSILTGARVSLPVNVRGGWYF